In Halarcobacter mediterraneus, the following proteins share a genomic window:
- the ribA gene encoding GTP cyclohydrolase II yields the protein MNIEKSTIANLPTKYGKFKIRAYKQDNQEHLAIMSKNFEDIEAPYVRVHSECLTGDTLGSLKCDCQNQLDLALKFISKEGGLVIYHRQEGRNIGLLNKVNAYALQDQGRNTIEANLELGFGEDDRDYSVVEEVFKDLNLNKIKLITNNPEKIKYVESLGIEIVERIPAITKANNHNKNYINTKKEQMGHMF from the coding sequence ATGAATATAGAAAAATCAACTATTGCTAACCTACCTACAAAATATGGAAAATTTAAAATTAGAGCTTATAAACAAGATAATCAAGAACACTTAGCTATTATGAGTAAAAACTTCGAAGATATCGAGGCTCCTTATGTAAGAGTTCATTCAGAATGTTTAACAGGGGATACTCTAGGAAGCTTAAAGTGTGATTGTCAAAATCAACTTGACTTAGCTTTAAAGTTTATTTCAAAAGAGGGTGGTTTAGTAATTTATCACAGACAAGAAGGACGAAACATAGGTTTACTAAATAAAGTTAATGCCTATGCTTTACAAGACCAAGGTAGAAACACAATTGAAGCTAACTTAGAGCTTGGATTTGGTGAAGACGATAGAGATTATAGTGTAGTTGAAGAGGTTTTTAAAGATTTAAATCTTAATAAAATCAAACTAATTACAAATAATCCTGAAAAAATAAAATACGTAGAGTCTTTAGGTATTGAAATAGTTGAAAGAATTCCAGCTATTACAAAAGCTAATAACCATAATAAGAATTATATTAATACAAAAAAAGAGCAAATGGGACATATGTTCTAA
- the hemB gene encoding porphobilinogen synthase yields MFKRFRRLRINETLRNLVQETTLTTNDFIYPLFVKEGENIKIEVSSMPGVFQMSIDEILKECEYLYSIGLKSIILFGIPDVKDSVGSECLCEESIIARTIKAIKAKFPDMFIVTDLCFCEYTDHGHCGILDPRTGTVDNDKTLEISAQQAIVHAKAGVDMIAPSGMMDGIIETLRTALDENGYEDLPIMAYSTKFASAYYGPFRDVAESSPSFGDRRTYQMNPANRLEALEESLEDEKQGADILMVKPALSFMDVIRDVRNNTNLPVCAYNVSGEYAMIKHAGNAGLIDYEKVMMETLLSFKRAGADLIITYHAKEACELLNK; encoded by the coding sequence ATGTTTAAAAGATTTAGAAGATTAAGAATTAATGAAACTCTAAGAAACTTAGTACAAGAAACTACTTTAACAACAAATGATTTTATATATCCACTTTTTGTAAAAGAAGGAGAAAATATTAAAATAGAAGTTTCTTCAATGCCTGGTGTTTTTCAAATGAGTATTGATGAAATCCTTAAAGAGTGCGAATATCTTTATTCAATTGGATTAAAATCTATTATTTTATTTGGTATTCCTGATGTAAAAGACTCTGTAGGAAGTGAATGTCTATGTGAAGAAAGTATAATTGCAAGAACAATTAAAGCAATTAAAGCAAAATTTCCTGATATGTTTATTGTTACTGATTTATGTTTTTGTGAATATACAGACCATGGACACTGTGGAATTTTAGACCCAAGAACAGGTACTGTTGACAATGATAAAACTCTTGAGATATCAGCACAACAAGCAATAGTTCATGCAAAAGCTGGTGTTGATATGATTGCACCTAGTGGAATGATGGATGGAATTATAGAAACATTAAGAACTGCTCTTGATGAGAATGGATATGAAGACCTTCCAATTATGGCTTATTCTACAAAATTTGCAAGTGCTTATTATGGTCCTTTTAGAGATGTAGCAGAATCAAGTCCATCTTTTGGTGATAGAAGAACTTATCAAATGAACCCAGCTAATAGACTAGAAGCACTAGAAGAATCATTAGAAGATGAAAAACAAGGTGCTGATATTCTTATGGTTAAACCTGCATTATCTTTTATGGATGTAATTAGAGATGTTAGAAATAATACTAATCTTCCAGTTTGTGCTTATAATGTAAGTGGAGAATATGCAATGATTAAACATGCTGGAAATGCAGGTTTAATTGATTATGAAAAAGTTATGATGGAAACATTACTTAGTTTTAAAAGAGCAGGAGCAGATTTAATTATCACTTATCATGCAAAAGAGGCTTGTGAATTATTAAATAAATAA
- a CDS encoding PAS domain-containing sensor histidine kinase: protein MNQTYQEAIENSNIVSRTDTNGIITFVNDEFCKISGFTKEELLGKNHNIVRHPDVPKENFTTLWQTILNKKPYKTTVKNLCKDGSTIYLNTTITPILDESNDIKEFIAIRYDVTEEVNLKKNLEIKDKELKLLNQTLEEKVQKQTAQLLKLNQTLEHRVQEEIAKNEEKQKLLFWQSKMASLGQMIANIAHQWRQPLTELTLTLFNMKKETSKNNIKKSNLYYDESLKIINNMSKTIDDFSNFFNPNKEKEFFFLENAINEALFITKKMLEKESISIYSNLENIKVFGISNELSQVIINLLQNSKEAFSNKNNKEVKIDISKKNKFAIIEYSDNAGGVKEELLEKIFEPYFTTKHQSNGTGLGLFMSKMILEQSLNAEIIVKNFCDGLKFEIIIPMEK from the coding sequence ATGAATCAAACTTACCAAGAAGCAATTGAAAATTCAAATATTGTATCAAGAACAGATACAAATGGAATAATAACTTTTGTAAATGATGAATTCTGTAAAATTTCAGGCTTTACAAAAGAAGAGCTTCTTGGAAAGAATCATAATATTGTACGTCATCCAGATGTTCCAAAAGAGAATTTTACTACTCTTTGGCAAACTATCTTAAATAAAAAACCTTATAAAACCACTGTAAAAAACTTATGCAAAGATGGTTCAACTATTTACTTAAATACTACTATTACTCCAATTTTAGATGAAAGTAATGATATTAAAGAGTTTATTGCTATAAGATATGATGTAACAGAAGAAGTAAATTTAAAAAAGAATTTAGAAATAAAAGATAAAGAATTAAAACTTCTAAATCAAACTTTAGAAGAAAAAGTACAAAAACAAACAGCACAGCTTTTAAAATTAAATCAAACCTTAGAACATCGAGTTCAAGAAGAAATTGCTAAAAATGAGGAAAAACAAAAACTTCTTTTTTGGCAATCAAAAATGGCAAGTTTAGGACAAATGATTGCAAATATTGCTCACCAGTGGAGACAACCTCTTACAGAACTTACCCTTACTTTATTTAATATGAAAAAAGAGACTTCAAAAAATAATATAAAAAAATCAAACTTGTATTATGATGAATCTCTTAAAATAATAAATAATATGTCAAAAACAATTGATGATTTTTCTAATTTTTTTAATCCTAATAAAGAAAAAGAGTTTTTCTTTTTAGAAAATGCTATTAATGAGGCTTTATTTATTACAAAAAAAATGCTTGAAAAAGAGAGTATCTCTATTTATTCTAATTTGGAAAATATAAAAGTATTTGGTATTTCAAATGAATTATCTCAAGTTATTATAAATCTATTACAAAATTCAAAAGAGGCTTTTTCAAATAAAAATAATAAAGAAGTTAAAATAGATATCTCCAAAAAAAACAAATTTGCAATAATTGAATATTCTGATAATGCTGGAGGAGTAAAAGAAGAACTTTTAGAAAAGATTTTTGAACCTTATTTTACTACAAAACATCAGTCAAATGGAACAGGTTTAGGTTTATTTATGTCTAAAATGATTTTAGAACAAAGTTTAAATGCTGAAATTATTGTAAAAAACTTTTGTGATGGACTTAAATTTGAGATTATAATTCCTATGGAGAAATAA
- a CDS encoding response regulator transcription factor, which yields MKYEILKDLKILFVEDENNISKLLKNAVSDYFYSFITAKDGKEGIEKYKNTSPDIVISDIMMPNLDGLEMTKVLREIDESLPIIILSAFSDKEKLLKAIDLGINKYFIKPFNPEELLEYLSTLAEKLDKQRILCINKHFSYDKNSKNLYEKDELIKLSKREKMFLSLLIKNKKTFVSNELMKKELWEEAEVSPERIRTFIKRFRQKTKKELIKNISGQGYLISKDDI from the coding sequence ATGAAATATGAAATATTAAAAGATTTAAAGATTCTATTTGTTGAAGATGAAAATAATATTTCTAAATTACTTAAAAATGCAGTTAGTGACTATTTTTATTCTTTTATTACAGCAAAAGATGGTAAAGAAGGAATTGAAAAATATAAAAATACAAGCCCTGATATAGTTATATCAGATATTATGATGCCAAATCTTGATGGATTAGAGATGACTAAAGTATTAAGAGAAATAGATGAGAGCTTACCTATTATTATATTAAGTGCTTTTTCAGATAAAGAAAAACTATTAAAAGCTATAGATTTAGGAATAAACAAATATTTTATAAAACCTTTTAATCCTGAAGAGTTATTAGAATACCTTTCTACTTTGGCTGAAAAACTAGATAAACAAAGAATACTTTGTATAAATAAACATTTTTCTTATGATAAAAACTCAAAGAACTTATATGAAAAAGATGAATTAATTAAATTATCAAAAAGAGAAAAAATGTTTCTTTCTTTACTTATAAAAAATAAAAAAACTTTTGTATCAAATGAATTAATGAAAAAAGAATTATGGGAAGAAGCTGAGGTTTCACCTGAAAGAATAAGAACTTTTATAAAGAGATTTAGACAAAAAACAAAAAAAGAGTTGATAAAAAATATTTCAGGACAAGGATATCTAATTTCTAAAGACGACATCTAA
- a CDS encoding anaerobic ribonucleoside-triphosphate reductase activating protein, whose protein sequence is MKKIIYNITPFTTVDYENHLSCIVWFVHCNMRCQYCYNYDIVTSQNGQYTVEDLMDFLMKRVGLLDSVVLSGGEASLHDLLEICKKIKKLGFKIKLDTNGTNPELLKQLLKKKFLDFVSLDFKGTQEKYEFITKGKFYDRFIKSLKYLINSSIEYEVRTTLHKDLLNEEDINFMQKVLKDEGYNKTFFIQNFLETENFANLKDSKKNFDTTKLHKTLDVVFRN, encoded by the coding sequence TTGAAAAAGATTATCTATAATATAACACCTTTTACAACTGTTGATTATGAAAACCATTTATCTTGTATAGTGTGGTTTGTTCATTGTAATATGAGATGTCAATATTGTTATAATTATGATATTGTGACATCTCAAAATGGACAATATACAGTTGAAGATTTAATGGATTTTCTTATGAAAAGAGTAGGGCTTCTTGATTCTGTTGTTTTAAGTGGAGGAGAAGCCTCTCTTCATGATTTATTAGAAATTTGTAAAAAAATAAAAAAACTAGGTTTTAAAATAAAATTAGATACGAATGGTACTAATCCAGAACTTTTAAAACAGTTGTTAAAAAAGAAATTTCTTGATTTTGTATCTTTAGATTTTAAAGGAACACAAGAAAAATATGAGTTTATAACAAAAGGTAAATTTTATGATAGATTTATAAAATCTTTAAAGTATTTAATAAATTCTTCTATTGAATATGAGGTAAGAACAACTCTTCATAAAGACTTATTAAATGAAGAAGATATTAATTTTATGCAAAAAGTATTAAAAGATGAAGGCTATAATAAAACTTTTTTTATTCAAAATTTCTTAGAAACTGAGAATTTTGCAAATTTAAAAGATAGCAAAAAAAATTTTGATACTACAAAACTTCATAAAACTTTAGATGTCGTCTTTAGAAATTAG
- the nrdD gene encoding anaerobic ribonucleoside-triphosphate reductase, with amino-acid sequence MKSLEPKKLQEKRTKCIVYTRVMGYHRPVESFNIGKKGEHRQRVKFLEKDYL; translated from the coding sequence ATGAAAAGCTTAGAGCCTAAAAAGTTACAAGAAAAAAGAACAAAGTGTATTGTATATACGAGAGTAATGGGATATCATAGACCAGTAGAAAGTTTTAACATTGGTAAAAAAGGTGAGCATAGACAAAGGGTAAAATTTCTTGAAAAAGATTATCTATAA
- a CDS encoding ribonucleoside triphosphate reductase, producing MVESILKRDGKNEAFHSYKIKDAIKKAFKSVHTVFDYSIYFNVLEKIEEKRVVAVEDIQDIIENELFKARYFDELKSFMLYRHLHKLQREQVLGLDEDTTYINSTQTIEEYINGSDWRINANSNTGYSHAGLINNTAGKVIANYWLDKVYSKEEGYAHRNADYHIHDLDCLSGYCAGWSLRVLLDEGFNGVRGRVESYAPNHFREALGQMANFLGILQSEWAGAQAFSSFDTYLAPYVFKDKLSFEEVKKSIRSFIYNLNVPARWGQSPFTNITIDWTVPSDLKDQTPTKNQKHLFEGLEDEELLEIAKSKGFEKLTNMTYKAFQKQMNMINKAYYEVMTEGDKTGQPFTFPIPTVNLTEDFDWYGENTDLLFENTAKIGSSYFQNFIGSQYIKDDNGNLIPNEKAYKPGHVRSMCCRLQLDLRELLKRGGGLFGSAEMTGSIGVVTINMARLGFLYKANKEKLFERLEDLMDLAKSTLEKKRVFVNEMYERGLFPYTKRYLPNFNNHFSTIGVNGINEMIINFSEKEFDITSNFGINFANEILEFMRNKMISYQEETGNLYNLEATPAEGTTYRFAKEDKKRYKDILQAGFGENIYYTNSSQLPVDYTDDVFKALTLQDDLQGKYTGGTVLHLYMREKLSSAEVCRKLVKNVISNFTLPYITITPVFSICPKHGYISGEYEYCPKCDEEILEEELNNEKLRA from the coding sequence ATGGTAGAAAGTATATTAAAAAGAGATGGTAAAAATGAAGCATTTCATTCTTATAAAATAAAAGATGCTATAAAAAAAGCTTTTAAAAGTGTTCATACTGTTTTTGATTACTCCATCTATTTTAATGTTTTAGAAAAAATTGAAGAAAAAAGAGTTGTTGCAGTTGAAGATATTCAAGATATTATTGAAAATGAATTATTTAAAGCAAGATATTTTGATGAATTAAAATCTTTTATGCTTTATAGGCATTTACATAAATTACAAAGAGAACAAGTATTAGGATTAGATGAAGATACTACTTATATTAACTCTACTCAAACAATCGAAGAATATATAAATGGAAGTGATTGGAGAATTAATGCAAATTCAAATACTGGTTATTCTCATGCTGGATTAATAAATAATACAGCAGGAAAAGTTATTGCAAATTATTGGTTAGATAAGGTTTACTCAAAAGAAGAAGGTTATGCTCATAGAAATGCAGACTATCATATACATGATTTAGATTGTTTAAGTGGTTATTGTGCAGGTTGGAGTTTAAGAGTTTTATTAGATGAAGGATTTAATGGAGTAAGAGGAAGAGTTGAAAGTTATGCTCCAAATCATTTTAGAGAAGCTTTAGGACAAATGGCAAATTTTTTAGGAATTTTACAAAGTGAATGGGCAGGAGCACAAGCTTTTTCTTCTTTTGATACTTATTTAGCTCCATATGTTTTTAAAGATAAATTATCTTTTGAAGAGGTAAAAAAAAGTATTAGAAGTTTTATTTATAATTTAAATGTTCCTGCCCGTTGGGGACAAAGCCCTTTTACCAATATTACAATTGATTGGACAGTTCCTAGTGATTTAAAAGATCAAACACCTACTAAAAATCAGAAACATTTATTTGAAGGCTTAGAAGATGAAGAACTTTTAGAAATAGCTAAATCTAAAGGTTTTGAAAAACTTACAAATATGACATATAAAGCTTTTCAAAAACAAATGAATATGATAAATAAAGCATATTATGAAGTGATGACAGAAGGTGATAAAACAGGGCAACCTTTTACTTTTCCTATTCCTACTGTAAATTTAACTGAAGATTTTGATTGGTATGGAGAAAATACAGATTTACTTTTTGAAAATACTGCAAAGATAGGAAGTTCTTATTTCCAAAATTTTATAGGAAGTCAATATATAAAAGATGATAATGGTAATTTGATTCCAAATGAAAAAGCTTATAAACCAGGACATGTTAGATCAATGTGTTGTAGATTACAATTAGATTTACGGGAACTTTTAAAAAGAGGTGGTGGACTTTTTGGAAGTGCTGAAATGACAGGAAGTATAGGTGTTGTGACAATAAATATGGCTAGACTAGGCTTTTTATATAAAGCAAATAAAGAAAAACTTTTTGAAAGATTAGAAGACTTAATGGATTTAGCTAAATCTACTTTAGAGAAAAAAAGAGTTTTTGTAAATGAAATGTATGAAAGAGGACTATTCCCTTATACAAAAAGATATCTTCCAAATTTTAATAATCATTTTTCAACAATTGGTGTTAATGGCATAAATGAGATGATAATAAATTTTTCAGAAAAAGAGTTTGATATAACTAGTAATTTTGGGATAAATTTTGCAAATGAGATTCTAGAATTTATGCGAAATAAAATGATTTCCTATCAAGAAGAAACTGGAAATTTATATAATCTTGAAGCAACACCAGCAGAAGGAACAACTTATCGTTTTGCAAAAGAAGATAAAAAGAGATATAAAGATATTTTACAAGCAGGTTTTGGAGAAAATATTTATTATACAAACTCTTCTCAACTTCCAGTTGACTATACGGATGATGTATTTAAAGCACTTACTTTACAAGATGATTTGCAAGGGAAATATACAGGGGGAACAGTACTTCATTTGTATATGAGAGAAAAATTATCTAGTGCAGAAGTTTGTCGAAAATTAGTAAAAAATGTTATTTCAAATTTTACTTTACCATATATCACTATTACACCAGTTTTTTCAATATGTCCAAAACATGGTTATATTAGTGGAGAATATGAATATTGTCCAAAATGTGATGAAGAAATTCTAGAGGAGGAATTAAATAATGAAAAGCTTAGAGCCTAA
- the argF gene encoding ornithine carbamoyltransferase: MRHFLTLKDYTKEEILEILELASKIKKETKNRVFKDYMPKHTLGMIFEKSSTRTRVSFETGIYQLGGIGLFLSSNDIQLGRGEPMSDTSRVVSSMVDMVMIRTFAQSKIEEFAKYSKVPVINGLTTEYHPVQLMADYLTIQEAGLDKDLIVSYIGDGNNLAHSWLMLASKLGFELRIATPKGYEVDENILNDALKFAKESGAKITIGNDPKEACKNATIITTDTWVSMGQEDEKEQRIKDFDGYIVDSKMMALGANNVKFLHCLPAYRGYEVSEDIIEGSQSLVFEEAENRLHAQKGVMVWLNNINKKDK, translated from the coding sequence ATGAGACACTTTTTAACTTTAAAAGATTATACTAAAGAAGAAATTTTAGAAATTTTAGAATTAGCTTCAAAAATCAAAAAAGAAACAAAGAATAGAGTTTTTAAAGACTATATGCCAAAGCATACTTTAGGAATGATTTTTGAAAAAAGCAGTACAAGAACAAGAGTTAGCTTCGAAACAGGAATATATCAACTTGGTGGAATAGGATTATTTCTTTCATCAAATGATATTCAACTTGGAAGAGGAGAACCTATGTCTGATACATCAAGAGTTGTATCAAGTATGGTAGATATGGTTATGATTAGAACTTTTGCCCAATCAAAAATTGAAGAGTTTGCAAAATACTCAAAAGTTCCAGTAATAAATGGATTAACTACAGAATATCATCCCGTTCAATTAATGGCTGATTACTTAACTATTCAAGAAGCAGGATTAGATAAAGATTTAATTGTTTCATATATTGGAGATGGGAATAATCTTGCACATTCATGGTTAATGTTAGCTTCAAAACTTGGATTTGAACTTAGAATTGCAACTCCAAAAGGTTATGAAGTAGATGAAAACATTTTAAATGATGCTTTAAAATTTGCAAAAGAGTCTGGAGCAAAAATCACTATAGGAAATGACCCTAAAGAAGCGTGTAAGAATGCAACAATTATTACAACAGATACATGGGTTTCTATGGGACAAGAAGATGAAAAAGAACAAAGAATTAAAGACTTTGATGGATATATAGTTGATAGTAAAATGATGGCACTAGGAGCAAACAATGTAAAATTTTTACATTGTTTACCTGCTTACAGAGGCTATGAAGTAAGTGAAGACATAATTGAGGGGTCTCAAAGTTTAGTTTTTGAAGAAGCAGAAAATAGACTACATGCACAAAAAGGTGTTATGGTTTGGCTTAACAATATAAATAAAAAAGATAAATAA
- the hemN gene encoding oxygen-independent coproporphyrinogen III oxidase, with the protein MIDFKKFEKYSKPGPRYTSYPTAPEFTESFSQEDLINYFKNQDSNRNLSLYVHLPFCRSACYFCGCNVIFTSKEEKKVTYLEYLKKELNILKQHLNTNRKVTQMHFGGGTPTYFSPEQLQAVISMIKEVFPNFSEDAEISCEVDPRYFTKEHMDVLKAGGFNRLSFGVQDINEEVQKTIHRIQPYETTLNVMNIARDAGIKSINIDLIYGLPHQNKKTFHETIEQVIKLNPDRLAVFNYAHVPWLMKTMRKFDESTFAPPSEKLEILKDTIEFFTTNGYKMVGMDHFAKPEDELFKAIEKGELHRNFQGYTTKGGADLIGIGVTSIGNGVDYYAQNFKDLKQYEAAIDNGDLPIFKGYKLSDDDILRQYVIMELMSNFSLNIKRVEENFNIAFNEYFDDALEALNEFIEAKLVEITEEKIQVSQTGTMLIRNICMPFDAYLNKIPEDKRRFSKTI; encoded by the coding sequence ATGATTGATTTTAAAAAATTTGAAAAATATTCAAAACCAGGTCCAAGATATACTTCTTATCCTACTGCACCTGAATTTACAGAAAGTTTTTCGCAGGAAGATTTAATTAACTATTTTAAAAATCAAGATAGTAATAGAAATTTATCTTTATATGTGCATCTTCCTTTTTGTAGAAGTGCCTGTTATTTTTGTGGTTGTAATGTTATTTTTACATCAAAAGAAGAAAAAAAAGTTACTTATTTAGAATATTTAAAAAAAGAATTAAATATTTTAAAGCAACATTTAAATACCAATAGAAAAGTTACTCAAATGCATTTTGGAGGAGGAACACCAACATACTTTTCTCCCGAACAATTACAAGCAGTTATTTCAATGATAAAAGAAGTATTTCCAAACTTTAGTGAAGATGCTGAAATATCTTGTGAAGTAGACCCTCGATACTTTACAAAAGAGCATATGGATGTTCTTAAAGCAGGTGGATTTAATAGACTGAGCTTTGGAGTTCAAGATATAAATGAAGAGGTTCAAAAAACTATTCACAGAATTCAACCATATGAAACAACTTTAAATGTAATGAATATAGCAAGAGATGCTGGAATTAAATCTATCAATATTGATTTAATTTACGGGCTTCCTCACCAAAATAAAAAAACTTTTCATGAAACAATTGAACAAGTAATAAAACTAAATCCAGATAGATTAGCTGTATTTAACTATGCTCATGTTCCATGGCTTATGAAAACTATGAGAAAGTTTGACGAATCAACTTTTGCTCCACCATCAGAAAAGTTAGAGATTTTAAAAGATACTATTGAGTTCTTTACTACTAATGGTTATAAAATGGTTGGAATGGATCACTTTGCAAAACCTGAAGATGAGTTATTTAAAGCCATTGAAAAAGGTGAGCTTCATAGAAACTTCCAAGGTTATACAACTAAAGGTGGTGCTGATTTAATAGGAATTGGTGTTACTTCTATTGGAAATGGTGTTGATTATTATGCACAAAACTTCAAAGACTTAAAACAATATGAAGCTGCAATTGATAATGGCGATTTACCAATTTTCAAAGGTTATAAATTAAGTGATGATGATATATTAAGACAATATGTTATTATGGAACTTATGAGTAACTTCTCTTTAAATATAAAAAGAGTAGAAGAAAACTTTAATATAGCTTTTAATGAATACTTTGATGATGCATTAGAAGCTTTAAATGAATTTATAGAAGCTAAACTTGTAGAGATTACAGAAGAAAAAATACAAGTATCTCAAACAGGAACAATGCTTATTCGAAATATTTGTATGCCATTTGATGCATATTTAAATAAAATTCCCGAAGATAAAAGAAGATTTTCTAAGACAATTTAG
- a CDS encoding (Fe-S)-binding protein, translated as MEKFDYTTISDDCVKCGKCKPVCTIFNINQDETTSPRGFIDLLGAYKRDELELDKNAKDIFESCFLCTNCVEVCPNDLPTDMIIEQVRSDIAQKYGIAWYKRLFFFLLRHRKTMDFLSKLGWMFQTCALKVNEKKKSALPRFSLPIVKKDRALPYADSKSFLNKYPENISSNKKEIIDSKKNKVAIFIGCMSNYTYTKTGDSLVKILKKLELDIFIPKKQLCCGAPAYFTGAFDTVDFLVKHNIEYFESWIDDVDAIIIPEATCSAMINQDWEHYLHNQPEWKERAAKISKKVYMATKWLENNTELKDILAKSNKKMNELVTYHDPCHAKKMQGVWQEPRTLLQQNYNLQEMSDSNRCCGFGGVTMQTEKYDFAKAAGLPKAAMIKETKAQIVSAECSACRMQITNSLHLADVDVQFKNPIELIAEALD; from the coding sequence ATGGAAAAATTTGACTATACCACAATTTCAGATGACTGTGTAAAATGTGGTAAATGTAAACCTGTATGTACAATCTTTAATATAAACCAAGATGAAACAACAAGTCCAAGAGGCTTTATTGATTTACTTGGAGCATATAAAAGAGATGAATTAGAACTTGATAAAAATGCTAAAGATATTTTTGAATCATGTTTTTTATGTACAAACTGTGTAGAAGTTTGCCCTAATGATTTACCAACTGATATGATTATCGAACAAGTAAGAAGTGATATTGCCCAAAAATATGGTATTGCTTGGTATAAAAGATTATTCTTTTTCTTACTTAGACATAGAAAAACTATGGACTTTTTATCAAAACTTGGATGGATGTTCCAAACATGTGCATTAAAAGTAAATGAAAAAAAGAAATCTGCACTTCCTAGATTTTCTTTACCAATTGTAAAGAAAGATAGAGCTTTACCTTATGCTGATTCAAAATCATTTTTAAATAAATATCCTGAAAATATTTCATCAAATAAAAAAGAGATTATAGATTCTAAGAAAAACAAAGTTGCCATTTTTATTGGATGTATGAGTAATTATACTTATACAAAAACTGGGGACTCATTAGTAAAAATCCTAAAAAAACTTGAATTAGATATTTTTATTCCTAAAAAACAATTATGCTGTGGTGCTCCTGCATATTTTACTGGAGCATTTGATACAGTTGATTTCTTAGTAAAACATAATATTGAGTATTTTGAATCTTGGATTGATGATGTTGATGCAATTATTATACCTGAAGCTACATGTAGTGCCATGATAAACCAAGACTGGGAACACTATTTACATAACCAACCTGAATGGAAAGAAAGAGCAGCTAAAATCTCTAAAAAAGTATATATGGCTACAAAATGGCTTGAAAATAATACAGAACTAAAAGATATATTAGCTAAGTCTAATAAAAAAATGAATGAGTTAGTAACCTACCATGATCCATGTCATGCTAAAAAAATGCAAGGTGTTTGGCAAGAACCAAGAACCCTTTTACAACAAAACTACAATTTACAAGAAATGAGTGATTCAAATAGATGTTGTGGTTTTGGTGGAGTTACAATGCAAACAGAAAAATATGACTTTGCAAAAGCAGCAGGACTACCGAAAGCTGCAATGATAAAAGAAACAAAGGCTCAAATTGTAAGTGCTGAATGTTCTGCCTGTAGAATGCAAATCACGAACTCTTTACATCTAGCTGATGTTGATGTTCAATTTAAAAATCCAATTGAATTAATTGCAGAGGCTTTAGATTAG